GCGGTAGCGAAGCGTTGCCACCTCCTTTAACGAAAGAAGAGGAAGAAGTGCTTTTGAATAAGCTTCCAAATGGGGATAAAGCGGCGAGGTCAATTCTCATCGAAAGAAATTTGAGACTCGTTGTCTACATCGCACGTAAATTCGAAAATACGGGCATCAATATTGAAGACTTAATCAGTATCGGTACAATTGGTTTGATTAAGGCGGTCAATACCTTTAATCCTGAAAAGAAAATCAAGCTGGCGACCTACGCTTCCAGATGTATTGAAAATGAGATCCTGATGTATTTGCGAAGGAATAATAAACTGCGATCGGAAGTTTCCTTCGATGAGCCTCTGAATATCGATTGGGATGGAAATGAACTGCTTTTGTCCGATGTTCTTGGAACTGATGACGATATTATCACAAAGGATCTAGAGTCCAATGTGGATAAAAAATTGCTGGTTAAAGCACTTCAGCAACTTTCCGATCGTGAAAAGCAAATCATGGAATTGCGTTTCGGACTTGGCAGCGGCGAGGAAAAGACACAAAAGGATGTGGCGGATATGCTGGGAATTTCTCAGTCTTATATTTCACGTCTTGAAAAGAGAATCATCAAGCGTTTGCGTAAAGAATTCAACAAAATGGTATAGCAGAAAAATTTTCTATAAAAAATTTTTCTCTTTGATAATAGTGATAACTTGGCGGTTTTAATGGCTTATTCTTCCTGAAAACAGTCCAGGCTTTAGGTAAATAGTGCATATTTTTCCTTCTTGCGGAGATACTGATTTTTGACAGCAGCTCCTGTGAGGAGGGAAAAGATTGACACGAAACAAAGTTGAAATTTGCGGTGTTGATACATCAAAGCTTCCCGTTCTTAAAAACGAGGAAATGAGAAAACTTTTTAGAGAAATGCAAAGCGGTGACATCACAGCAAGAGAGAAACTTGTGAATGGGAACCTAAGGCTTGTTTT
This window of the Mesobacillus jeotgali genome carries:
- the sigE gene encoding RNA polymerase sporulation sigma factor SigE, with translation MKNLRLRISYYWYKLLMKLGLKTDEIYYIGGSEALPPPLTKEEEEVLLNKLPNGDKAARSILIERNLRLVVYIARKFENTGINIEDLISIGTIGLIKAVNTFNPEKKIKLATYASRCIENEILMYLRRNNKLRSEVSFDEPLNIDWDGNELLLSDVLGTDDDIITKDLESNVDKKLLVKALQQLSDREKQIMELRFGLGSGEEKTQKDVADMLGISQSYISRLEKRIIKRLRKEFNKMV